A genomic segment from Takifugu rubripes chromosome 20, fTakRub1.2, whole genome shotgun sequence encodes:
- the LOC105419117 gene encoding rab GTPase-activating protein 1-like, translating to MLTRACAVCLNMQSKVMSCEHCRELFSTLGSLQVSSPGRQKSSTEPTDEEKDGLKEQLREMELELAQTKLQLVEAKCRIQELEHQRGVLMNEIQATKNSWLSKTLGSLKSSTSSSSSSMSQAPSSPKEGPA from the exons atgctaactcGGGCGTGTGCTGTGTGTCTGAACATGCAGAGTAAAGTCATGAGCTGTGAGCACTGCAGAGAGCTCTTCAGCACCTTAGGCTCGCTCCAGGTGTCTTCCCCCGGTAGGCAGAAGAGCTCCACCGAGCCCACGGACGAAGAGAAGGATGGACTGAAGGAGCAGCTGCGGgagatggagctggagctggcaCAGACCAAACTACAGCTGGTGGAGGCCAAATGTCGCATCCAG GAGCTCGAGCACCAGAGGGGAGTCCTGATGAATGAGATACAGGCCACCAAAAACTCCTGGCTCAGCAAAACTCTGGGCTCCCTCAAGagttccacctcttcctcctcatcctccatgTCACAGGCACCATCCTCCCCAAAGGAGGGCCCGGCCTAG